In Colletotrichum destructivum chromosome 1, complete sequence, the sequence AGTGAAGTAGGTCGCCAGCCAAGTGCTCATGAAGCCATTGTAGAAATAGCtgatgaagaaggccggcaGCAAAAGCAAGATTCTCCGGCTGGCGAAAAGCTTCCCCACAGCCTTGAATTCTCCTCCCCAGCTCGACTCCATGGGCGTGTTGATTTTGGTGCCGTCCTTGCGCCAGACTTTCCGCGCGGGTGACAGGCACAGGGCAATAGGAAGGCCAAGGCacatgatgacgatgaagacaATGTaggtcgacgacgaaacGGAGCCCACGGTTTTTCTATTGGCGTTTAGGCCCAGGTTGATGGCACCGCCTACGATTGGCCCTGCCGCTTTCGCTGTCTGCCAGATGGCCAGGTAGAAGGCGCGATCCCCAGGAGAAGGATAtccgatgatgatggctgCCTCAGCTGCCCAAAAGAACCCCGCAGAGATGCCACAAAGGGCACTACCGAACAGCATAAACCACGTGTTGGCACTGACATTGTTGGTGTATAACCCAGCACCATACAGCGGATATCCAATGGCGCCTAGGGCCAGTCCGTACGGCAGGCCGATGCGGTTGTTAATGGCGCCTGCCGCAACGCAAACAACCGCGAATAATCCATACACTTCGTCCATAAAGTAAATTAGCGCCTGAGCCACCCAGCCAGAGACCACAAAAAGGGGGAGCGGGGTACAAACCGAGAGCGTTTGCTGCGCTAACTGCGTATGGCTCAgctgcgccgccggcaccaagTCCGCCTAATGCATCCCACATGCCAGGGGCTGTGAACGACACACCGCAGGCAATGAGGATCTGAAAGGGCACGGATCGAAAAAACGATCTGACTTTCGGAACGAAACTCGGGCCCTGGTTGGAGGCTGATGCGCCGGGTACCGGAGTGGACCCCGGGTCCTCCGGGTGCTGGTCGGCTGGGTGAGCTGGCAGGGACATGGCTGCGGACACTCTTGACTTGGCATGTAAATGCACACTCTTTCGAATTCGCTGTTTGCACGCAGACAAATAGGGAAGGACACTTGAGTCAACGCCTAATTGGGATAATGCGAGCCTTTGGCTTCTTTTATCCAGTGTCTACAACTAATGCAGCAATTTTCCAAGGTTATGTCTTTTTGTGGGTTGATGGCGCAATCGGGTCTATGTGTAAGAGAAACGTTGAAAATGGGACCTTTCTCGTCAGCAGTGTTCAAAATTGCAGCAATTTTAGGAGAAGAAAACACCTGGGACATTAGACGCTAAACACTTGTGAGTGGAGAGACGTCAAGCGAAACTCCCGGAACAAGGACTATGACGACAATGTAGATGCCGGGCGGGCCGGGCCATTAACAGCAGCAGAAGAAATGCTTACCGGGCTGGACCCTTAAGAACAGCATAGGGTAGGTTGTAAATGCAGTAGTACATTATTAGGTAGGGTATTAAGTTAAGAAGAATTCTTATATAGAAAGTATGATTAGTTACTTTACAAAGTTAATTATATAATATATTACAAGAGGCTTTATACAGCCTTTATAGCTAGTATAATAGTAGCTAGTAGCTAGAGTATGCTTACTAAAGCTATTAGTAAGCGCTTTCTACTATACTTATCTATAGGCTAGCTACTATAGTAACTTTTAACCTTATTTAAGTACTTTTTAATATAAAAGTCTAATTTCTATACTTTTAGCTTATAATAGTTATAAGCCTAGCTTAATATAATATACCTATATAGTAATTAAGCTAatatacttatatagtaagttagctacTTTTTCTactttctacctctttaacCTTTATACTAACTTTCTTTCATATATAAATATGCAATCTACTTTAATTAAAAGTTGTATTATTTTTACCTTATAGTGTTACAACTTAACAAGCTATAGGTAACGCAGCCCTACTAGGCTAGGTAGGGTGCAGGCAGC encodes:
- a CDS encoding Putative major facilitator superfamily, MFS transporter superfamily, which encodes MSLPAHPADQHPEDPGSTPVPGASASNQGPSFVPKVRSFFRSVPFQILIACGVSFTAPGMWDALGGLGAGGAAEPYAVSAANALVYGLFAVVCVAAGAINNRIGLPYGLALGAIGYPLYGAGLYTNNVSANTWFMLFGSALCGISAGFFWAAEAAIIIGYPSPGDRAFYLAIWQTAKAAGPIVGGAINLGLNANRKTVGSVSSSTYIVFIVIMCLGLPIALCLSPARKVWRKDGTKINTPMESSWGGEFKAVGKLFASRRILLLLPAFFISYFYNGFMSTWLATYFTVRSRAFSSFFTNFAGIFSSFLIAALLDNQKVYIKTRGRIAFLSIVALLVGTWIWATILQKQIYDAAEPPVYDWFQGGFGKSYALVFFWQFGGQAFQQFLYWLVGQYATDLSDLSRHTGILRGTEALGQTVAWAMQSEGNANHFVSIGLNFGMTVLCLFPTWIILSELEGSHEGTEDGADDHQSDSVEGTDPKMVTVMP